In one Desulfoferula mesophila genomic region, the following are encoded:
- a CDS encoding NAD-dependent epimerase/dehydratase family protein — MVTGGAGFIGSHIVEFHLKKGDKVHVVDNLSTGVLDNIKPYLDSPDFHFTNDDILTMDHLARITTWADRIYHFAAIVGMFRVVKDPIGVLATNIAGTERLLRAIDDENWTPQVVMASTSEVYGHSPEPELAEDQVLHTPPSGKSLRWNYAISKLADEVLGLSYFQRKGIKIVVSRLFNTVGPRQTGKYGMVVPRFVSQAVNGEDLVIYGDGEQTRCFIDVRDTVRFLDLLGGNPQAHGEVVNVGYNREVTINQLAEMTLELAGSKSKIRHITYDEAYGPGFVDIARRRPDVTKLARLSGFTPQWSLEDTLGDLIERYRKINRR, encoded by the coding sequence ATGGTAACCGGTGGGGCAGGCTTCATTGGATCGCACATCGTTGAATTTCATTTAAAAAAAGGCGACAAGGTTCACGTGGTGGACAACTTGTCCACTGGCGTCTTGGACAACATAAAGCCGTATCTGGACAGCCCTGATTTTCATTTTACCAACGACGACATACTCACCATGGACCACCTCGCCAGGATCACCACCTGGGCCGACCGCATTTATCATTTCGCGGCCATTGTGGGCATGTTCCGGGTGGTCAAGGATCCCATAGGGGTGTTGGCCACCAACATTGCGGGCACCGAGCGTCTCCTGCGGGCGATCGACGACGAAAACTGGACCCCGCAGGTGGTCATGGCTTCCACCAGCGAGGTTTACGGCCATTCGCCGGAGCCCGAGTTGGCCGAGGACCAGGTGTTGCACACCCCTCCTTCCGGCAAGAGCCTGCGTTGGAATTACGCCATAAGCAAGTTGGCCGACGAGGTGTTGGGTCTTTCCTATTTCCAACGTAAAGGCATTAAAATAGTAGTCAGCCGTCTGTTCAACACCGTCGGGCCCAGGCAGACCGGCAAGTACGGCATGGTGGTTCCCCGCTTCGTGTCCCAAGCGGTGAACGGCGAAGACCTGGTGATTTATGGCGACGGCGAGCAGACACGTTGCTTTATCGACGTAAGGGACACGGTCAGGTTTTTGGATTTGCTCGGCGGCAACCCGCAGGCCCACGGCGAAGTTGTCAACGTGGGCTACAACCGCGAGGTGACCATAAATCAATTAGCCGAGATGACCTTGGAGTTGGCCGGTAGCAAATCCAAAATACGCCACATCACCTACGATGAGGCCTACGGTCCCGGCTTCGTGGACATTGCCAGGCGCCGCCCCGATGTCACCAAGCTCGCACGCCTCAGTGGCTTTACTCCCCAGTGGAGCCTGGAAGATACCCTTGGCGACCTTATTGAGCGTTACCGCAAAATAAACAGGAGATAG
- a CDS encoding glycosyltransferase gives MEVVIPALDEERNIILSLDSIKKQTLQPERVVLVDDGSNDRTAAVADEYAKAIGLNLVVYKRQAPIGKTVTLKRQSRESDADVEFILDGDTALESPNYIERLVFELYQGVGIASACGTILPIKTRARKALFQEPKPREFLKEHPQIVTELDSTWYQRLSRKVISTYRDCLYRYLQRFIYHGEMVFFGSIVNPVGCAVAYRRKYVKELFDEYEPVLGENLTTSEDIFIGFAMADYGYRNIQLADVYARTLEPRFIHWFHQQHNWSSSFLQSCYYFPGLLWSPFKALKRWRWRRRSKKSGVEELRRIKEQYRQAFGRQFTKQYGRPIGWFIFLSAFEKLSFPLLLILMLAMGWWEALLVTLAAETGLFLFTLFVTSKSDRFSSLLKGILITPFRYTSIIIDIVTTFRFFWDVLVTKNRDWRK, from the coding sequence GTGGAGGTAGTCATCCCCGCCCTGGACGAGGAACGCAACATCATCCTCAGCCTGGACTCGATTAAAAAGCAAACTCTGCAGCCCGAGCGGGTGGTGCTGGTCGACGACGGCAGCAACGATCGCACCGCCGCGGTGGCCGATGAGTACGCCAAGGCCATCGGCCTCAACTTGGTGGTATACAAACGCCAGGCCCCCATCGGCAAGACCGTGACCCTCAAGCGCCAGTCCAGGGAGTCCGACGCGGACGTGGAGTTCATCCTGGACGGCGACACCGCCCTGGAGTCGCCCAACTACATAGAACGGCTGGTATTTGAACTCTACCAGGGCGTGGGCATCGCCAGCGCCTGCGGGACCATCCTGCCCATCAAAACCCGCGCGCGCAAGGCCCTCTTTCAGGAGCCCAAGCCGCGCGAGTTCCTGAAGGAACATCCTCAAATAGTGACCGAACTGGACTCAACCTGGTACCAAAGGCTCTCGCGCAAGGTGATTTCCACCTACCGCGATTGCCTCTACCGGTATTTGCAGCGCTTCATCTACCACGGGGAGATGGTGTTTTTCGGTTCCATCGTCAACCCCGTGGGCTGTGCCGTGGCCTATCGGCGCAAGTACGTCAAGGAATTGTTCGACGAATACGAGCCGGTGTTGGGCGAGAACCTGACCACCTCCGAGGACATCTTCATCGGCTTCGCCATGGCCGATTACGGCTACCGCAACATCCAGCTGGCCGACGTGTACGCCAGGACCCTGGAGCCGCGCTTCATCCACTGGTTCCACCAGCAACACAACTGGTCCTCGTCGTTCCTGCAGAGCTGTTACTACTTCCCGGGCCTCTTGTGGAGCCCGTTCAAAGCCCTGAAGCGGTGGCGCTGGCGGCGGCGGAGCAAGAAATCCGGCGTGGAGGAATTGCGCCGCATCAAGGAGCAATACCGTCAGGCTTTCGGCAGGCAGTTCACCAAGCAGTACGGGCGGCCCATAGGCTGGTTCATCTTCCTGTCGGCCTTTGAGAAGCTGAGCTTCCCCCTGCTGTTGATCCTCATGCTGGCCATGGGCTGGTGGGAGGCCTTGCTGGTCACTCTCGCCGCCGAGACGGGGTTGTTTTTGTTCACCCTGTTCGTAACCTCCAAAAGTGACCGATTCAGCTCTCTGCTCAAGGGGATACTGATCACCCCCTTCCGCTACACCTCCATAATCATCGACATCGTCACCACCTTCAGGTTCTTTTGGGACGTCCTGGTCACCAAGAACCGAGACTGGCGCAAGTAG
- a CDS encoding tetratricopeptide repeat protein, whose translation MKTSLLLLCVGSLLFLNSLALAADPQLPPEGFAAEVRGSWGEAATAYEKALAQHPERVDLWLRTADIRARQQKPGLVVKALEGAVAAKKDDPALYARLSQAYAMDNQPQKALDAINKALELKPNDFDYLVAKATLANWAHKPKESTEALRKALELKPDDQGIRLQLARQESWQGDLDNAVELYQEYLKKDPQNAQVWIDYSKAESWRGNYSAALDALDEYKKRFGETNEYKAHLASIYTWDSLANTGLDIINGLLKTDPNNYEYNFTRTLALSRARRPDDVPPSLEKVKQLQPDNPRNKDLERVVLISQRSYVSGDFNYYSDSDDIDRLRLYLNGAWYITPSTNLAAGGRWGTINGGEGSGLGSVDGSDSVDYTIGWIGAWHRFTPWLAAQGRIGPGNVQGGDSYTYWEGMIDLNPSDRMNLRFVANNDIFDVSPRAVSLTIEQTMYAVYWDWMFSENGYFAGNLAWSDFSDGNERWQVSLGPRWAVVRNQYLNLDVGPAFYAYGFSEDLDDGYYDPSSYNFISATAFMYIKLSDDDGISLQGDIGGQHDEDMNGYDLGWDLVARGIFGIYRDLMLEPYAAATNRQSGSGAYESYQFGLRAVWRF comes from the coding sequence ATGAAAACATCCCTGCTGCTGCTGTGCGTGGGCAGCCTGCTATTCCTCAACAGCTTGGCGTTGGCGGCCGATCCCCAGCTCCCTCCCGAGGGCTTCGCGGCCGAGGTTCGAGGGTCGTGGGGGGAGGCGGCCACCGCGTATGAAAAAGCCCTGGCCCAGCATCCGGAGCGAGTGGACCTGTGGCTGCGCACCGCCGATATTCGCGCCCGCCAGCAAAAGCCCGGCTTGGTGGTCAAGGCCCTGGAGGGCGCGGTGGCGGCCAAGAAGGACGACCCCGCGCTTTATGCCAGGCTTTCCCAGGCCTATGCGATGGACAACCAGCCCCAGAAGGCCCTGGATGCCATCAACAAGGCCCTGGAGCTCAAGCCCAACGACTTCGACTACCTCGTGGCCAAGGCCACTTTGGCCAACTGGGCCCACAAGCCCAAAGAGTCCACCGAGGCCCTACGCAAGGCCCTGGAGCTGAAGCCGGACGACCAGGGCATTCGCTTGCAATTGGCTCGGCAAGAGAGCTGGCAAGGGGATTTGGACAACGCGGTCGAGCTATACCAGGAGTATCTGAAGAAAGACCCCCAGAACGCCCAGGTATGGATCGACTACTCCAAGGCCGAATCCTGGCGGGGCAATTACTCCGCCGCCCTCGATGCCTTGGATGAGTACAAGAAACGGTTCGGCGAGACCAACGAGTACAAGGCCCACCTGGCCAGCATCTACACCTGGGACAGCCTGGCCAACACCGGCCTGGACATCATCAACGGGCTGTTGAAAACCGACCCCAACAACTACGAATACAACTTTACCCGCACCTTGGCCCTTTCCCGGGCCCGGCGTCCCGACGATGTGCCGCCCAGCCTGGAAAAAGTCAAGCAGTTGCAGCCCGACAACCCCAGGAACAAGGATCTGGAGCGGGTCGTCCTCATCTCCCAGCGCTCCTACGTTAGCGGCGACTTCAACTACTACAGCGACAGCGACGACATCGACCGCCTGCGCTTGTACCTCAACGGCGCCTGGTACATTACCCCCTCCACCAACCTGGCCGCGGGCGGCCGCTGGGGCACCATCAACGGCGGGGAAGGCTCCGGCCTGGGTTCCGTGGACGGCAGCGACTCGGTGGATTACACCATCGGCTGGATCGGCGCCTGGCACCGCTTCACTCCTTGGCTGGCCGCGCAGGGCCGCATCGGGCCCGGCAACGTGCAGGGCGGAGACTCCTACACCTATTGGGAGGGCATGATCGATCTGAACCCCAGCGACCGGATGAATCTGCGCTTCGTGGCCAACAACGATATCTTCGACGTGTCGCCGCGCGCGGTTTCCCTGACCATCGAACAAACCATGTACGCGGTCTATTGGGATTGGATGTTCTCCGAGAACGGCTACTTCGCGGGCAACCTGGCCTGGTCCGATTTTTCCGACGGCAACGAACGTTGGCAGGTCAGCCTGGGCCCGCGCTGGGCCGTGGTCCGCAACCAGTACCTCAACCTGGACGTGGGCCCCGCCTTCTACGCCTACGGCTTCAGCGAGGATCTGGACGACGGCTATTACGACCCCAGCAGCTATAACTTCATATCAGCCACCGCCTTCATGTACATCAAGCTGTCCGACGACGACGGCATCAGCCTGCAAGGGGACATCGGAGGCCAGCACGACGAGGACATGAACGGCTACGATCTCGGCTGGGATCTGGTGGCCAGGGGCATCTTCGGCATCTACAGGGATCTCATGCTGGAGCCCTATGCCGCCGCCACCAACCGCCAGTCCGGTTCCGGCGCCTACGAGAGCTATCAGTTCGGCCTGCGAGCCGTCTGGCGTTTTTAA
- a CDS encoding nucleotide sugar dehydrogenase, which translates to MNSGETLLSISPDGESFPLPGPAEYEAENQRLAALAAANREMGREIVVVMGVGFVGSVMAAVVADSVGPDDEPARFVIGMQRPSSRSYWKIPLLNRGEAPVKAEDPEVARIVKRCVQDKQTLTASFSYEALALADVVVVDIQCDYNKTALADVRLGGVEMRDLEASLKIIGEMIPPHCLVLMETTVPPGTTEYVANPVITKEFKKRGITSEPLLAHSFERVMPGREYVRSIKDYWRVCAGTTPQSRQRVIDFLSGILNVKDYPLTVLDRPLESETTKIVENSYRATILAFMDEWSNFAENAGVDIVKVVECIRKRPTHSNLLFPGPGVGGYCLPKDGGLGVWAYHNLLGFQAPLFKMTPMAIDINDTRPLHAAGLVRDALKEMGRLVPGSRIAVLGAAYREDVGDTRYSGSELVVRRLAEMGADIEVHDPYVAKWWEFVKQDEYPVTCTTRACFFRNQEGLMDLDVSHDLPGVLRGADAVVLCVRHHEYLELEPDWVVEACGGPVAIIDCFALLDDQKIRRYFELGCEVKGLGRGHVKRIKDSLKK; encoded by the coding sequence ATGAATAGCGGTGAAACACTCTTGTCCATCAGCCCCGACGGAGAAAGCTTTCCCCTGCCCGGACCGGCCGAATACGAAGCCGAAAACCAACGCCTGGCCGCCTTGGCCGCCGCCAACCGGGAAATGGGCCGGGAGATCGTGGTGGTCATGGGCGTGGGTTTCGTGGGCTCGGTGATGGCCGCGGTGGTGGCCGACAGCGTGGGACCCGACGACGAGCCGGCCAGGTTCGTCATCGGCATGCAGCGGCCCAGCAGCCGCAGCTATTGGAAAATACCCTTGCTCAACCGGGGCGAGGCGCCGGTGAAGGCCGAGGACCCCGAGGTCGCCCGCATCGTCAAGCGGTGCGTGCAGGACAAGCAGACCCTGACCGCCAGCTTCTCCTACGAGGCCCTGGCCTTGGCCGACGTGGTGGTGGTGGACATCCAGTGCGACTACAACAAGACCGCCCTGGCCGACGTGCGCCTGGGCGGGGTGGAGATGCGCGACCTGGAGGCCAGCCTGAAGATCATCGGCGAGATGATTCCCCCCCACTGCCTGGTGCTCATGGAAACCACGGTGCCCCCCGGCACCACCGAATACGTGGCCAATCCGGTGATCACCAAGGAGTTCAAGAAAAGAGGCATAACCAGCGAGCCCCTGTTGGCCCACAGCTTCGAGCGGGTGATGCCGGGCAGGGAGTACGTAAGGAGCATCAAGGACTACTGGCGGGTCTGCGCGGGCACCACCCCCCAAAGCCGCCAGAGGGTGATAGATTTTCTTTCCGGCATCCTCAACGTGAAGGACTACCCCCTGACCGTCTTGGACCGCCCCCTGGAAAGCGAAACCACCAAGATAGTGGAGAACAGCTACCGCGCCACCATCCTGGCCTTCATGGACGAGTGGAGCAACTTCGCCGAAAATGCCGGGGTGGACATCGTGAAGGTGGTGGAGTGCATCCGCAAACGTCCCACCCACAGCAATCTGCTTTTTCCCGGTCCCGGCGTGGGTGGTTATTGCCTGCCCAAGGACGGCGGCCTGGGGGTGTGGGCCTACCACAACCTCCTGGGCTTCCAGGCCCCGCTGTTCAAGATGACCCCCATGGCCATCGACATCAACGACACCCGTCCATTGCACGCCGCCGGCTTGGTGCGCGACGCCCTCAAGGAGATGGGTCGTCTGGTGCCCGGCAGCCGCATCGCCGTGCTGGGAGCCGCCTACCGCGAAGACGTGGGCGACACCCGCTATTCGGGCAGCGAGCTGGTGGTGCGCCGTCTGGCCGAGATGGGGGCGGACATCGAGGTGCACGACCCCTACGTGGCCAAATGGTGGGAGTTCGTAAAGCAGGACGAGTACCCCGTCACCTGCACAACCCGGGCCTGCTTTTTCCGCAACCAGGAAGGGCTGATGGACCTGGATGTGAGCCATGATCTACCCGGCGTCTTGCGCGGGGCGGACGCCGTGGTGCTTTGCGTGCGGCACCATGAGTACCTTGAGCTGGAGCCGGATTGGGTGGTGGAGGCCTGCGGCGGCCCCGTGGCGATCATCGACTGCTTCGCCCTGTTGGACGACCAGAAGATACGCCGCTATTTCGAGCTGGGCTGCGAGGTAAAGGGCCTGGGGCGGGGGCATGTGAAGCGGATCAAGGATTCGCTGAAAAAGTAG
- a CDS encoding 4-hydroxyphenylacetate 3-hydroxylase family protein, whose protein sequence is MKISTGSEYMQSLRELNPVIYYQGERIHDVVRHPATAAHVRAAAMTYSLANDPKYKDLATATSHMTGRAIGRFTHVHQNADDLIKKAKLLRVLGQKTGTCFQRCVGFDGINAVYSVTYDMDQAKGTDYHERLKKWLTYIQDENLMVVGAMTDPKGDRSKGPAQQADPDQYLRVVERRPEGIVIRGAKLHMTGAVNSHEILLMPTTALGEDASDYAVICALPVDSPGVTMVFGRQANDSRRDQCQCLDVGKPSFGTVGGEALIAFEDVLVPWDRVFMDGETEFAGEVVYRFAAHHRANYGACKTGLMDVLIGAVSYLTLVQGTAKGSHVRDKVTEMVHLCETLYSSSLACACEGWPTASGAYMVDTMLANVCKQNVTRFHFEVARLALDLAGGFIATLPGEKDLASPEVGRLVEKYLGGVQGFPAKDRIKLGRLIEAMTGGTALVESMHGAGSPQAQRIMIFRECGLGDKVALAKKLARIPMRKDLGKK, encoded by the coding sequence ATGAAGATAAGCACCGGCTCAGAGTACATGCAAAGCCTCCGGGAACTGAACCCGGTCATCTACTACCAAGGCGAGCGCATTCATGACGTGGTGCGCCACCCGGCCACCGCGGCCCATGTGCGCGCCGCGGCCATGACCTATTCCCTGGCCAATGACCCCAAGTACAAGGATCTGGCCACGGCTACCAGCCATATGACCGGCCGCGCCATAGGGCGCTTCACCCATGTTCACCAGAACGCCGACGACCTTATCAAAAAGGCCAAGCTGCTAAGGGTGCTGGGCCAGAAGACCGGCACCTGTTTCCAGCGCTGCGTGGGCTTCGACGGCATCAACGCGGTTTATTCGGTGACCTACGACATGGACCAGGCCAAGGGCACCGACTATCATGAGCGTTTGAAAAAGTGGCTCACCTACATCCAGGACGAGAACTTGATGGTGGTGGGGGCCATGACCGATCCCAAGGGAGACCGCTCCAAGGGCCCCGCCCAGCAGGCTGACCCAGACCAGTATTTGCGCGTGGTGGAGCGCCGCCCCGAGGGCATCGTCATCCGCGGGGCCAAACTGCACATGACCGGCGCGGTGAACTCCCACGAGATTCTGCTAATGCCCACCACCGCCCTTGGCGAGGATGCGAGCGATTACGCGGTGATCTGCGCCCTGCCGGTGGACTCCCCCGGCGTGACCATGGTCTTCGGCCGCCAGGCCAACGACAGCCGCCGGGACCAGTGCCAGTGCCTGGACGTGGGCAAGCCCTCTTTCGGTACGGTGGGCGGCGAGGCGCTCATCGCCTTCGAGGATGTGCTGGTGCCCTGGGACCGGGTGTTCATGGACGGCGAAACCGAGTTCGCCGGTGAGGTGGTGTACCGTTTCGCGGCCCACCACCGGGCCAACTACGGGGCCTGCAAGACCGGGCTCATGGACGTGCTCATCGGAGCGGTGAGCTATCTCACCCTGGTCCAAGGCACGGCCAAGGGCTCCCACGTGCGCGACAAGGTCACCGAAATGGTCCACCTGTGCGAGACGCTCTACAGCTCCTCCCTGGCCTGCGCTTGCGAGGGCTGGCCCACCGCCTCGGGGGCCTACATGGTGGACACCATGCTGGCCAACGTATGCAAGCAAAACGTCACCCGCTTCCACTTCGAGGTGGCCCGCCTGGCCCTGGACCTGGCCGGCGGCTTCATCGCCACCCTGCCGGGGGAAAAGGACCTGGCCAGCCCGGAGGTGGGCCGATTGGTGGAGAAGTATCTCGGCGGGGTACAAGGCTTCCCCGCCAAGGACCGCATCAAGCTGGGGCGGCTCATCGAGGCCATGACCGGCGGCACCGCCCTGGTGGAGTCCATGCACGGGGCGGGCTCTCCCCAGGCCCAGCGCATCATGATTTTCCGCGAGTGCGGCTTGGGCGACAAGGTGGCCCTGGCCAAGAAGCTGGCCCGCATACCCATGCGCAAGGATCTGGGCAAGAAATAA
- the moaA gene encoding GTP 3',8-cyclase MoaA: MTTTSSAPTPTQLVDCFGRRLHYLRLSITDLCNLRCRYCMPPEGVEKLPQEMVLTLEELARVARIAVDLGVDKIRLTGGEPLLRKGLSRLLGDLKALRPRPDLRMTTNGILLAAKLPELVAGGVSTVNVSLDTLKPDLYGQITGLGAEAGGPALAKVRQGIRAALDEPNISVKINVVLLGGVNDEEIVEFARLTLEHPLAVRFIEYMPVGRSTPFQPERFLAAEQVLARIRTLGEVEPLPQRPGDGPAQRLRLTGAPGELGVISALSSHFCATCNRIRLSSEGQVVPCLLSDTAVELKPLLRGGADDARIAQALLEAARLKPQGHHQGVLSPHAAGCQMSRLGG; the protein is encoded by the coding sequence ATGACCACGACCTCATCCGCCCCAACTCCAACCCAGCTAGTGGACTGTTTCGGCCGCCGCCTTCATTATTTGCGCCTGTCCATCACCGACTTGTGCAACCTGCGCTGCCGCTATTGCATGCCGCCCGAGGGCGTGGAAAAGCTGCCCCAGGAAATGGTGCTGACCCTGGAGGAGCTGGCTCGGGTGGCGCGCATCGCCGTGGACCTGGGGGTGGACAAGATACGTCTTACCGGGGGCGAGCCCCTGCTGCGCAAGGGCCTGTCCCGCCTGTTGGGCGACCTCAAGGCCCTGCGCCCCCGTCCGGACCTGCGCATGACCACCAACGGCATCCTGCTGGCCGCCAAGCTGCCCGAGCTGGTGGCCGGAGGGGTGAGCACGGTCAACGTGAGCCTGGACACCCTCAAGCCAGATCTTTACGGCCAGATCACCGGGCTGGGGGCCGAGGCCGGGGGGCCGGCCCTGGCCAAGGTGCGCCAAGGCATCCGGGCGGCGCTGGACGAACCCAATATCTCGGTGAAGATCAACGTGGTGCTGTTGGGCGGGGTCAACGATGAAGAAATCGTGGAGTTCGCCCGCCTGACCCTGGAGCATCCCCTGGCGGTACGCTTTATCGAGTACATGCCCGTGGGCCGCAGCACCCCCTTCCAACCGGAGCGTTTTTTGGCCGCGGAGCAGGTGTTGGCGCGTATCCGTACCCTGGGCGAGGTGGAGCCCCTGCCCCAGCGCCCCGGCGATGGCCCGGCCCAGCGCTTGCGCCTGACCGGCGCGCCCGGCGAGCTGGGGGTCATCAGCGCCCTGTCCAGCCATTTCTGCGCGACCTGCAACCGCATCCGCCTGTCCAGCGAAGGCCAGGTGGTGCCCTGCCTGCTGTCGGACACGGCCGTGGAGCTCAAGCCCCTATTGCGCGGGGGAGCCGACGACGCCCGGATCGCCCAGGCTCTGTTGGAGGCGGCCCGTCTCAAGCCCCAGGGCCACCACCAGGGGGTATTGAGCCCCCACGCCGCCGGCTGCCAGATGTCCCGGCTGGGGGGCTGA
- a CDS encoding DnaJ family domain-containing protein, translating to MALDIFGKLAEERIQKAAERGDFDDLPGRGRPLQLEDDSHVPEELRLAYKILKNAGYTPPELEAQKELMQVEDLLANAPDEKTRYQALKRLNYLTMKISHLRPSSGIFSDNDYSDRVVQRLSHPRKASDSDKK from the coding sequence TTGGCTCTGGACATCTTCGGCAAACTGGCGGAGGAACGCATCCAGAAGGCCGCCGAACGAGGCGACTTCGACGACCTCCCCGGACGGGGCCGTCCCCTGCAACTGGAGGACGACTCCCATGTGCCCGAAGAGCTGAGGCTGGCCTACAAAATCCTCAAAAACGCCGGCTACACCCCACCCGAGCTGGAGGCTCAAAAAGAGCTGATGCAGGTGGAGGACCTTTTGGCCAACGCCCCGGACGAGAAAACCCGCTACCAGGCCCTGAAGCGGTTGAACTACCTGACCATGAAAATAAGCCATCTGCGGCCCAGCTCTGGGATATTCAGCGACAATGATTACAGCGACCGGGTGGTGCAGCGCCTAAGCCACCCGCGCAAGGCCTCAGACTCCGACAAAAAGTAA
- a CDS encoding branched-chain amino acid ABC transporter permease, whose product MDMKRDYYEDVRLLDSGPQVFWLVLLLAALSVFPFWADSYQIYTLNLMAINVIVALGLNLLVGYTGQISLGHAGFFAIGAYSTLALMLNAHLPFVLALPLAGFISAAFGFLLGLPALRLEGPYLAIATLGFGLTITQILGRLDAFGGHMGLQAPPLDLFGLKVATDAGRYAVIMPICVVMTWGLRNLTKTRVGRAFVAVRDSDIAAECIGVNLTYYKTLAFAVSAFFTGIGGGLMAFILGFISPHTFNVMVSIMFLAMVVVGGLGSILGSIMGAVLITWLQLELARIGELPYLGPLLTELSQQVFTLSGLPNVQYVVFGLIMVLIIIVEPLGLYGFWIRTKIYWRTWPF is encoded by the coding sequence ATGGACATGAAGCGCGACTACTATGAGGACGTCCGTCTGCTGGACAGCGGTCCGCAGGTCTTCTGGTTGGTGTTGTTGTTGGCGGCCTTGAGCGTGTTCCCCTTTTGGGCCGACTCCTACCAAATCTACACCCTGAACCTGATGGCCATTAACGTCATCGTGGCCCTGGGGCTCAACCTGCTGGTGGGCTACACCGGGCAGATCAGCCTGGGCCACGCCGGGTTTTTCGCCATCGGGGCCTATTCCACGCTGGCCCTGATGCTTAACGCCCACCTGCCCTTCGTGCTGGCCCTGCCGCTGGCCGGTTTCATCAGCGCGGCCTTCGGCTTTTTGCTGGGCCTGCCCGCGCTGAGGCTGGAGGGGCCCTACCTGGCCATCGCCACCCTGGGCTTCGGCCTAACCATCACCCAGATCCTGGGGCGCCTGGACGCCTTTGGCGGCCACATGGGCCTGCAGGCCCCGCCCCTGGACCTGTTCGGGCTCAAGGTGGCCACGGACGCCGGGCGCTACGCGGTGATCATGCCCATTTGCGTGGTGATGACCTGGGGCCTGCGCAACCTCACCAAGACCAGGGTGGGCCGGGCCTTCGTGGCGGTGCGCGACAGCGACATCGCCGCCGAGTGCATCGGGGTGAACCTCACCTATTACAAGACCCTGGCCTTCGCGGTCAGCGCCTTTTTCACCGGCATCGGCGGGGGCCTCATGGCCTTCATCCTGGGCTTTATCAGCCCCCACACCTTCAACGTCATGGTGAGCATCATGTTCCTGGCCATGGTGGTGGTGGGCGGCCTGGGCTCCATCCTGGGATCGATCATGGGCGCGGTGCTCATCACCTGGCTGCAACTGGAGCTGGCCCGTATCGGCGAGCTGCCCTACCTGGGCCCGTTGCTCACCGAGTTGAGCCAGCAGGTGTTCACCCTGAGCGGGCTGCCCAACGTGCAATACGTGGTGTTCGGCCTGATCATGGTGCTGATCATCATCGTGGAGCCGCTGGGGCTTTACGGCTTCTGGATCCGCACCAAGATCTACTGGCGCACCTGGCCCTTCTAG
- a CDS encoding branched-chain amino acid ABC transporter permease, with product MLGQLIASGIAIGATYALMALAMVIIYKTSEVLNFAQGDMAMLSAFIAYMCLSTYGLGFAMSFTLALAFAFGLGAVLEFAFLRRAKEPNVLGLIIITLGLEMVLYGLASWRWGSDQKDFPFPVSDFDVHQLGADVVISDLNLVTLGVACALMILLYVFFRYTKVGVAMKATQQNQQAARLMGIRVGRIMMLTWGMSSVVGACAAFLIASTDTLDPNLMWTPQLKGFSAAVLGGMTSLVGAVLGGFILGVVENLFGGYVSVEFKAVVAFAVIVLILCVKPSGLFAKHYVRKV from the coding sequence ATGCTCGGACAATTAATAGCCAGCGGCATCGCCATAGGGGCCACCTACGCCCTCATGGCCCTGGCCATGGTCATCATCTACAAAACCAGCGAGGTATTAAACTTCGCCCAGGGCGACATGGCCATGCTCAGCGCCTTCATTGCCTACATGTGCCTGAGCACCTACGGCCTGGGCTTCGCCATGTCCTTCACCCTGGCCCTGGCCTTCGCCTTCGGCCTGGGGGCCGTCTTGGAGTTCGCCTTCCTGCGCCGGGCCAAGGAGCCCAACGTGCTGGGGCTGATCATCATCACCCTGGGCCTGGAAATGGTGCTCTACGGCCTGGCCTCCTGGCGCTGGGGCAGCGACCAGAAGGACTTCCCCTTCCCGGTGAGCGATTTCGACGTGCACCAGTTGGGCGCCGACGTGGTCATCAGCGACCTGAACCTGGTCACCCTGGGGGTGGCCTGCGCCCTGATGATTCTCCTGTACGTATTTTTCCGCTACACCAAGGTGGGCGTGGCCATGAAGGCCACCCAGCAGAACCAGCAGGCCGCCCGGCTCATGGGCATCAGAGTGGGACGCATCATGATGCTCACTTGGGGAATGAGCTCGGTGGTGGGGGCCTGCGCCGCCTTTTTGATCGCCTCCACCGACACCCTGGACCCCAACCTCATGTGGACCCCGCAGCTCAAGGGCTTTTCCGCCGCGGTGCTGGGGGGCATGACCTCCCTGGTGGGGGCGGTGTTGGGGGGATTCATCCTGGGAGTGGTGGAGAACCTGTTCGGCGGCTACGTGTCCGTGGAGTTCAAGGCGGTGGTGGCCTTCGCGGTCATCGTCCTGATTCTGTGCGTCAAGCCCTCGGGGCTTTTCGCCAAGCACTACGTGCGCAAAGTTTAG